In a single window of the Anaerocolumna cellulosilytica genome:
- a CDS encoding TIGR03960 family B12-binding radical SAM protein, producing MRKLALSDEILLTIDKPARYIGDEVNMVKKDLDKVDIRFCMCFPDVYEIGMSHLGIQILYDMFNRREDTYCERVYSPWVDLDKIMREKEIPLFALESQEPVKNFDFLGITLQYEMCYTNILQVLELSQIPLYAKDRTEEHPFVLGGGPCSYNPEPIADFFDFFYIGEGETVYDQLLDVYKENKRLGGSRKDYLEKIAQIEGIYVPSFYEVSYHEDGKISSFKKNNNHAKDTICKQVEMNLSDTFYPKKPLVPYIKVTQDRVVLEIQRGCIRGCRFCQAGMIYRPIRERDVEFLKSYACDMLKATGHEEISLSSLSSSDYSALSELIYYLIEEFNGKGVNISLPSLRIDAFALDVMSKVQDVKKSSLTFAPEAGSQRLRDVINKGLSEESILKGAMDAFRAGWNRVKLYFMLGLPTENEEDIEGIAVLADKIAREYYTITKDQRNGKVSIVASTSFFVPKPFTPFQWSRMDTAEEYLVKQKFLRSKLNDQLNRKSIKYNWHEAELSVLEGVFARGDRRISKVIYDAYKAGCLFDSWSEFFHNELWMKAFEDNHLDIAFYTSREREVDEILPWDYIDVGVTKAFLWREYKRGISEKVTPNCRRACANCGADVFNGGVCYESREGAAL from the coding sequence ATGAGAAAATTAGCACTATCCGATGAAATCTTGCTAACCATTGATAAACCTGCCCGTTATATCGGAGATGAGGTAAATATGGTGAAAAAAGATTTGGACAAGGTTGATATACGGTTTTGTATGTGTTTTCCTGATGTATATGAGATAGGTATGTCTCATCTGGGAATCCAGATTTTATATGATATGTTTAATCGCAGAGAAGATACGTATTGTGAGAGGGTATACTCACCTTGGGTAGATTTGGACAAAATAATGAGAGAGAAAGAGATACCTCTTTTTGCACTGGAATCTCAGGAACCCGTTAAAAATTTTGATTTCTTAGGGATTACACTTCAATACGAGATGTGCTATACCAATATCCTGCAAGTATTAGAGTTGTCACAAATTCCTTTGTATGCTAAAGACAGAACAGAGGAGCATCCTTTTGTTCTAGGTGGTGGACCTTGTTCTTATAACCCGGAACCCATAGCGGATTTCTTTGACTTTTTCTACATTGGAGAAGGCGAGACAGTTTATGACCAGTTGTTAGATGTATATAAAGAAAACAAAAGACTGGGTGGCAGCCGTAAAGATTATTTGGAGAAGATAGCTCAAATTGAAGGTATTTATGTTCCGTCTTTTTATGAGGTCTCCTATCATGAGGATGGTAAAATAAGCAGCTTTAAAAAGAATAACAACCATGCAAAGGACACAATCTGTAAACAAGTGGAGATGAATCTTAGTGATACCTTTTATCCGAAAAAGCCTTTAGTACCCTATATCAAGGTAACACAGGACAGAGTAGTACTGGAAATTCAAAGAGGCTGTATCAGAGGGTGCCGTTTTTGTCAGGCAGGTATGATTTACCGCCCTATCAGAGAACGGGATGTGGAGTTTTTAAAATCCTATGCCTGTGATATGCTTAAAGCCACAGGACATGAAGAAATTTCTTTAAGCTCCTTAAGTTCCAGTGACTATTCAGCTCTTTCTGAATTAATCTATTACCTGATTGAGGAGTTTAACGGAAAAGGGGTTAATATATCCCTGCCTTCCCTGCGTATCGATGCTTTTGCTCTGGATGTTATGAGTAAGGTACAGGATGTAAAGAAAAGCAGCTTAACCTTTGCGCCGGAAGCGGGTTCCCAAAGACTTCGAGACGTTATTAATAAAGGATTGTCTGAAGAAAGTATTTTAAAAGGTGCCATGGATGCCTTTCGTGCCGGCTGGAATAGGGTGAAATTATATTTTATGCTTGGTCTGCCCACGGAAAATGAAGAAGACATAGAGGGAATTGCAGTTTTAGCAGATAAAATTGCCAGAGAATACTATACGATTACCAAGGATCAAAGAAATGGGAAGGTTAGTATTGTGGCAAGTACTTCCTTCTTTGTGCCAAAGCCCTTTACTCCTTTCCAGTGGTCCAGAATGGATACAGCAGAAGAGTATCTGGTTAAACAAAAATTTTTACGTAGTAAATTAAACGATCAGCTCAATCGGAAAAGTATTAAATATAACTGGCATGAAGCAGAGCTTAGCGTTTTAGAAGGAGTCTTTGCAAGAGGTGACAGAAGGATTAGTAAGGTTATCTATGATGCCTATAAAGCCGGATGTCTTTTTGATTCATGGTCGGAATTCTTTCACAATGAATTGTGGATGAAGGCCTTTGAGGATAATCACTTAGATATTGCCTTCTATACCAGCAGAGAGAGGGAAGTGGATGAAATTCTGCCATGGGACTATATTGACGTAGGTGTAACGAAAGCGTTTTTATGGCGTGAATACAAACGTGGTATTTCAGAAAAGGTTACTCCAAATTGCCGTCGAGCATGTGCAAACTGTGGTGCGGATGTATTTAACGGTGGTGTATGTTATGAAAGCAGGGAAGGGGCGGCATTATAA
- a CDS encoding TIGR03936 family radical SAM-associated protein, with translation MKIRIKFTKTGTMKFIGHLDIMRYFQKAFRRAEIDIEYSKGFNPHQIMSFAAPLGVGLTSQGEYLDVSLLSCDEPKIMVEKIKGAMNENIQVTGFHFLSDNSKNAMSIVTAADYKVALKDGYAFLSKVEFEEKFRAFYQQKEITILKKSKKSENQVDIKPSIYHIGFELDEFSDKIGQRRENTVDISETYENDVKIYMQLATGSVNNLKPELVIEAFCEYAGLTFHEFAFQVHRMEVYAEKNSGKKPTEAFDIERKLIPLEAMD, from the coding sequence ATGAAAATTCGTATTAAATTTACAAAAACAGGTACTATGAAATTTATTGGGCACCTTGATATTATGCGTTATTTTCAAAAGGCATTCCGACGTGCTGAAATTGACATTGAGTATTCAAAGGGATTTAATCCTCATCAGATAATGTCTTTTGCTGCACCTTTAGGGGTAGGATTAACCAGCCAGGGCGAATATCTGGATGTATCGCTGCTTTCTTGTGATGAACCAAAGATTATGGTAGAAAAGATTAAAGGTGCAATGAATGAAAATATACAAGTTACTGGGTTTCACTTTTTATCGGACAACAGTAAAAATGCCATGTCCATTGTTACTGCTGCGGATTATAAGGTAGCATTGAAGGATGGTTATGCATTTTTAAGTAAAGTAGAGTTTGAAGAAAAATTTAGAGCATTTTACCAACAAAAAGAGATTACAATACTAAAAAAATCCAAAAAGAGTGAAAATCAGGTGGATATAAAGCCTTCCATATATCATATCGGTTTTGAACTGGATGAATTTTCAGACAAAATAGGACAAAGGAGGGAAAATACAGTAGATATTTCGGAGACCTATGAGAATGACGTGAAAATATATATGCAATTGGCTACGGGAAGTGTCAATAATTTAAAGCCTGAGCTTGTAATAGAAGCCTTTTGTGAATACGCTGGGCTCACCTTTCATGAATTTGCCTTTCAGGTTCATCGGATGGAGGTTTACGCGGAGAAAAATAGTGGGAAAAAACCTACGGAAGCTTTCGATATAGAAAGAAAACTAATACCTTTGGAAGCTATGGATTAA
- a CDS encoding ribonuclease E/G translates to MENKLIVTKQEDKVISAVFEGKEMVQVNIHQESEEGLLGNIYLGKVKNIVKNINAAFVEISGGRMCYLSLNEEQYPLFSKPKKSEKIVIGDEFLVQISKEDVKTKAPVVTTKLNITGKYAVLIHGKTTLGISSKIGNETRKKELKEYMKEFRQEGYGFIIRTNGALVPLERIGEEIYQLIRQYEKLKEYGVHKTPFSLVYSTPPGYLCDIRDGLAESLGEIITDDAGIYQKIHEYMTNYQKEDLSKLRFYEDKLLSLGNLYSVKTKLENALKSKVWLKSGGTVIIQPTEALTVIDVNTGKAVSGKKKAIDTFFKINMEAAVEIARQIRLRNLSGIIIIDFIDMELSEYKDQLMKRLEELFKLDPIKTTLVDMTALNLVEITRKKVRKPLLEQMGINVGTVV, encoded by the coding sequence ATGGAAAATAAATTAATTGTAACAAAACAAGAGGACAAGGTAATATCTGCTGTCTTCGAGGGAAAAGAGATGGTACAGGTGAATATTCATCAAGAATCCGAAGAAGGGCTTCTTGGGAATATTTATCTTGGTAAAGTAAAGAATATTGTTAAAAATATTAATGCAGCTTTTGTTGAAATTTCTGGCGGCAGAATGTGCTATCTTTCTTTGAACGAGGAGCAATATCCTTTGTTTTCAAAGCCAAAAAAGTCAGAGAAAATCGTTATCGGAGACGAATTCTTAGTACAGATATCAAAGGAAGATGTTAAAACGAAAGCTCCCGTAGTTACTACAAAGTTAAACATTACTGGGAAATATGCAGTTTTAATACATGGAAAGACTACCCTTGGCATTTCTTCTAAAATTGGCAATGAAACTAGAAAAAAAGAGCTGAAGGAATACATGAAGGAATTCCGGCAGGAGGGTTATGGGTTTATCATAAGAACCAATGGAGCTTTAGTCCCACTAGAGCGAATTGGGGAGGAGATATATCAATTAATCCGTCAATACGAAAAACTTAAAGAGTATGGAGTTCATAAGACACCCTTTTCTTTGGTTTATAGTACACCTCCCGGATATTTATGCGATATAAGAGATGGACTTGCAGAAAGCCTTGGAGAAATTATAACGGATGATGCCGGCATTTATCAAAAAATACATGAGTATATGACAAATTATCAGAAGGAAGACTTATCTAAACTTCGTTTTTATGAGGACAAGCTCCTTTCTCTAGGAAATTTATACAGTGTTAAAACAAAATTAGAAAATGCATTAAAGAGTAAGGTGTGGTTAAAATCAGGTGGTACTGTAATTATACAACCTACGGAGGCTTTAACTGTTATAGACGTCAACACAGGAAAAGCTGTCAGTGGTAAGAAGAAAGCGATTGATACATTTTTTAAGATTAATATGGAAGCAGCAGTGGAGATAGCCAGGCAAATCCGTCTGCGTAACCTTTCCGGTATTATTATTATTGATTTTATTGATATGGAGCTTTCTGAATACAAGGACCAGCTGATGAAAAGGCTGGAGGAATTATTTAAGTTAGACCCGATTAAGACCACCTTAGTAGATATGACCGCCTTAAATCTGGTAGAAATCACAAGAAAGAAGGTTAGGAAGCCATTGCTGGAGCAAATGGGAATAAATGTTGGTACTGTGGTTTAG
- the tyrS gene encoding tyrosine--tRNA ligase: protein MSANVYDILLERGFIEQTTHEQEIRELLGKEKVTFYIGFDATADSLTAGHFLTVMAMMHMQRAGHKPIALLGGGTTMIGDPSGKSDMRSIMTKETIQHNADCFYKQLSRFIDFDNDNAIIANNADWLLNLNYVEFLRDVGVHFSVNKMLTAECYKQRMEKGLTFFEFNYMIMQSYDFLKLNQLYNCSLQLGGNDQWSNILGGVDLIRRKEQKPAFGLTFKLLTTSEGIKMGKTMKGAVWLDPEKTTPYEFYQYWRNIEDVKVEECLGLLTFLPMDEVRRLGALKDAEINQAKDVLAFEITKIVHGEEEATKAMEASKALFGGGMKSEDIPTTIYTKEQFMTGIDLITLMVDAKMAVSRSDARRTITQGGVTVNDIKVTEFDKVFTINDFDSDGSLLVKKGKKAYHCFKAGN, encoded by the coding sequence ATGTCAGCGAATGTTTATGATATTTTATTGGAACGTGGATTTATTGAACAAACAACCCACGAACAGGAAATCAGAGAATTGCTAGGGAAGGAAAAAGTAACCTTTTATATAGGATTTGATGCTACTGCCGACAGTCTTACAGCAGGCCATTTTTTAACCGTAATGGCAATGATGCACATGCAGCGTGCCGGCCACAAGCCTATAGCTTTGCTTGGAGGCGGAACAACCATGATAGGTGACCCTTCCGGTAAATCGGACATGCGTTCTATTATGACGAAAGAAACCATACAGCATAATGCAGACTGCTTCTATAAACAACTCTCTCGATTTATAGATTTTGACAATGACAATGCGATTATTGCTAATAATGCAGACTGGCTTTTAAATCTAAATTATGTTGAATTTTTAAGAGACGTTGGAGTTCATTTTTCTGTAAACAAAATGCTTACCGCTGAATGCTACAAGCAACGAATGGAAAAAGGACTTACTTTTTTTGAATTTAACTATATGATAATGCAATCCTATGACTTTTTAAAATTGAACCAGCTTTATAATTGCAGTCTGCAATTAGGTGGCAATGACCAATGGTCTAATATTCTTGGAGGTGTTGATTTAATCCGAAGAAAAGAACAAAAGCCTGCATTTGGTTTAACTTTTAAGCTGTTAACTACCAGTGAAGGCATTAAGATGGGCAAGACAATGAAGGGTGCCGTCTGGTTAGATCCTGAAAAGACAACACCTTATGAATTCTACCAGTACTGGAGAAATATTGAGGATGTTAAAGTAGAAGAATGCCTTGGTCTTCTGACTTTCTTGCCAATGGATGAAGTAAGAAGACTGGGTGCACTAAAAGATGCCGAAATTAATCAAGCTAAAGACGTCCTTGCCTTTGAAATTACTAAAATTGTACATGGGGAAGAAGAAGCCACTAAAGCAATGGAAGCTTCAAAAGCATTGTTTGGCGGCGGTATGAAATCTGAAGACATTCCTACAACCATTTATACCAAAGAGCAATTTATGACCGGTATTGATTTAATTACCTTAATGGTAGATGCAAAAATGGCAGTATCCCGTTCTGATGCCAGAAGAACCATTACCCAGGGTGGTGTTACTGTTAACGACATTAAAGTAACCGAATTTGACAAAGTATTTACTATAAATGACTTTGATTCAGATGGTTCCTTATTAGTAAAGAAAGGTAAAAAAGCATATCACTGCTTTAAAGCCGGTAACTAA
- a CDS encoding folate family ECF transporter S component, which produces MKVLELLKASASELRRVISLAVSSMLLAMHTVLGYFSIMIGPSIRIGFSFLAIAAAGMLYGPVVGGILGGLGDIINYILKPSGPFFPGLTISSMLTGFIYGLAFYKKNITIGRVFIAKLIVVIFVDLLLSTYWLTLLLGKGYMILLPARALKSAIMLPIDTIMLFIVLKQVSIIAKRFFKPQMN; this is translated from the coding sequence ATGAAAGTACTTGAGTTATTGAAAGCTTCTGCCAGTGAACTGCGCAGGGTTATTTCCTTGGCAGTATCCTCTATGCTATTAGCAATGCATACTGTATTAGGCTATTTTTCAATTATGATTGGTCCGTCCATCCGGATAGGCTTTTCTTTTCTAGCCATTGCCGCAGCAGGCATGCTTTACGGTCCTGTGGTCGGAGGCATCCTTGGAGGTCTTGGGGACATTATTAATTACATTCTTAAACCCAGTGGACCGTTCTTTCCTGGCTTAACCATAAGCAGCATGTTAACCGGTTTTATTTACGGTCTCGCCTTTTATAAAAAAAATATTACTATCGGCAGAGTATTTATTGCTAAGTTAATTGTAGTAATCTTTGTGGATTTACTGCTCTCAACTTACTGGCTAACTCTCTTGCTTGGAAAGGGCTATATGATATTGCTGCCTGCTAGAGCGCTGAAATCAGCCATTATGCTTCCAATTGACACAATCATGCTGTTTATAGTACTAAAGCAAGTGAGCATAATTGCGAAAAGATTTTTTAAACCCCAGATGAACTAA